In Synechococcus sp. KORDI-52, one genomic interval encodes:
- a CDS encoding DUF3721 domain-containing protein gives MNQTPGLAHGKGLYATEAEAQQRAAEIGCTTVHENNGRWMPCADERELHRQLRKQ, from the coding sequence ATGAACCAAACGCCGGGATTAGCCCACGGCAAGGGGCTCTACGCCACCGAAGCCGAGGCCCAGCAACGCGCCGCTGAGATCGGTTGCACCACCGTTCACGAGAACAACGGACGCTGGATGCCTTGCGCTGATGAACGGGAGCTTCACCGGCAACTCCGCAAGCAATGA